GGTTTTGCCACTGAGGAAGAGAATTTCATTGACCAGAATGTCAGATACATCTATTTGGGTCACTGGGGAAAGTGGTTCTATATATGAGAGGTTTTGGAATGGACTTGAATGGGTTATTGCCCCTCATGACTTGCCAATAGCATCCGGCCGCGCAACCGCGGTATTCATCATCAATCACATAATTCTTGCTGCTTCTGAAGCAGGAAATCTCTATCAGGTTACACCTTATAAGTATCATTAGTTTGTAAGGCCGTGTTTGGATATTGTCTCAGGACACAAATACAGATATGTTGAGGGACAAAAACCTATTTAGACTAAAAGGATAGACTTAAATATCTTTGTCCTAAGACATAAGGACAGTGGGGACATATTTTATCCGTCTTTATTATCTCAGTATCTCTGTATTTTGTGTCCGGGGACAGTTATCAATTGTTCATTGTTTGTTTCGGATTCATATCACACAATTACATGCATATATAGCTTAGCAAGTATTTAATTCAAGGACACTAGTATGATttgattctgcactttaaattGGTGTTATGTTAGTTGTTGGAACTGCAACAGTGCCTATTGCCTCTTGAGTTAACAGATTATGTTTTGGTTTTAGCAGATGCATGTGCAATTTGGTGAAACCTCACAAACAGTTTGGTTGGATGTCACACCTACACTCAATCAAATCACAAATAATGATTCAAAGAAAAATCCTTTGGTGTTAATAAAGTCTGGAATTGTGTCACATGATAGGCAGTGAGTAAACATAATAATACCTTCTTTGTTCTTAGATTGATTTAACCATGTATAATTCAAGCATATGCTGAATTTAGATTTTGTTGTTGGGACAGGAGAATTTATTTCTGCACAAGGAATGGAACACTGATAGAACTTCTTGGGGTTGAGCCTCTAAGGTAAAACTCAAGTTTTGGAGCAAATATATTAGTGTTAAAGAAGTTAATCGTCTGCAAATATCATTAAGTTCGCTTCTATTCCGCGACATATATAGAGCAGATGGACAAATCATGGCCAACCAGCTGGAGCAAATGTAGCAGCAATAGCTGAAGTTGCTTCTGTAAGAGAAGTAGTGTATACCATAAGGTGAAGTTAAGATGTGGTGTTCTTTTTTTAAGGTGCAAATTGCCATCCTAATTCTATAAGTATTAAATATCATTGTTCACCTTGTTGTGTTAATGTAGTTCTGCTGGAGATCTTTATGAATATGATGAAAAATCAAAACCATCATGGAAGAAGCACATATGGAAAGAAAGGACAGCACAATTCGCGCCTTTAGTACCATCTAAAGGGTGCACTCTAAGCGGACTGAGTGGTGATTATTCTGAATCTCTGTTTCTTCTAAACAAGGTACTTTTAGTTAGTTCACTAGAATTTCATTAAGTTCCAATTGGATTTTGAGATGGACAACTTGGAAAAATGTTGAATTTCAACTTCGCTCCCTCGAATTAAATTCTATCTGCCATGGACAGCATGTTCTAAAAATGTCTGATAATTGTATATAGGAGGGTGATTTGGTAGAGAGGAGACTGCATCAGAGGAAGTGGAAATGGATGGTCCATGGAAGTCCACCACATCAAAATTTGACATCCATTACGCCGGCTCTACATGACGAATCAAGTGAaactttcttttccttgttcTTCACCAGTGCAGTTGGATCAGTCTTTGAATATCAAATGCCAAAACAATTAGGTTAGTCATCCAGTTATGCTACAAATTATTTAACTTAATGCATATGAACTTCAAAACTTTAGCATAATATCTCCTAATGAATAAAATCATTCATGTATTAACTAGAGAGGTTTCAACCTGAATACTACTTTCTAGACACTAAATTCTCACATGAACACACATGCACAGGTACAACTAATCGATTTCCAGGAAGTTGGGAAAATCATCAGCACCCTTTACATGCTAAAGTAGCAAGAGGTATAATTGGCTTGCCATTACAAGCTGGCAGGATACTGTTTCCACTAGATGATGGTAGACTTGCAGAATTACATCTACTAGGACTAGGCGGCGAAAGTTCAGGACCAGCTTTACCACAAAACTTTAGAAGGAAAGCATCAACTAAATATGTTTGGTCGATATTAGATGTTCCAGAGAGCGAAGGATGGAATGCAGAATATTGCACAGAAGAACGTGGCCCCAGAAATTGCCTTGCAGGACTAAAAGATGAATCAGTGGATTCTGGAACAAGTTCAGTAACAGGTAGGAGAAAGCAAAGCCAGACACAGAATTACTACTTATCGCTGGGCACTTCATTAGGCGAATCGACTAAATCTACAGAAGATTATAATCTCCCTGATGGCTGGAC
The genomic region above belongs to Arachis duranensis cultivar V14167 chromosome 3, aradu.V14167.gnm2.J7QH, whole genome shotgun sequence and contains:
- the LOC107477282 gene encoding uncharacterized protein LOC107477282 — encoded protein: MSVFHIIYGIWILFSERCCIVEVTASCCPYYQFFKQSNKRFVQKTDRFWKFNEQADRWVEVVFPYDDHLVSEFSNKEGGLKEEQHELFDAKPLDVVLPLRKRISLTRMSDTSIWVTGESGSIYERFWNGLEWVIAPHDLPIASGRATAVFIINHIILAASEAGNLYQMHVQFGETSQTVWLDVTPTLNQITNNDSKKNPLVLIKSGIVSHDRQRIYFCTRNGTLIELLGVEPLRWTNHGQPAGANVAAIAEVASVREVVYTISSAGDLYEYDEKSKPSWKKHIWKERTAQFAPLVPSKGCTLSGLSGDYSESLFLLNKEGDLVERRLHQRKWKWMVHGSPPHQNLTSITPALHDESSETFFSLFFTSAVGSVFEYQMPKQLGTTNRFPGSWENHQHPLHAKVARGIIGLPLQAGRILFPLDDGRLAELHLLGLGGESSGPALPQNFRRKASTKYVWSILDVPESEGWNAEYCTEERGPRNCLAGLKDESVDSGTSSVTGRRKQSQTQNYYLSLGTSLGESTKSTEDYNLPDGWTSSNFRLRLMYEGKSFFFITNDGLVFEHICIENVWVWLKHESSTAIEGIVGNYNGSLFMVDTFGSVLLREWHENEIAWRNCSAL